The nucleotide sequence GCCAGCTGCGCGACCTCGAGTTCGCCGCGCTGTTGCACGACCTCGGCCAGATCTCGCTCCTCGACCCCATCCCGGACGGCGCGACGGTGCTCGCCGCACCGGCCGACCAGCGCTCGATCGCGCTCGAGGGCGGCCGCATCATCCGCCGGGCCGAGATCTTCGAGGACGTCGCGGACTACGTCGAGGGGCAGACCATCCCCTACCGGATGGTCCGCGAGCTCGGCGAGGACGTGCCGATGGCGAGCCGGATCATCAAGTGCGCCAACGCGTACGACGACCTCACCGGGGGCTCGGTCGACCCCGCGCTGGTCGACGCGGCGATGGAGCGCATCCACCTCGGCCTCGGCTACGAGTACGACCCCGACGTCGTCGACGCCCTGACCCGCATCGTCGAGGACGGCGCCGTGGGGCGGGTCGGCGAGCGCCGGGGCGGCGCCCGGTAGAGTCGACCGATCCCGCCGCCGCGCCGGCAGCGCCGACCCGAAGGACCCCGTGGACCGCCTCACCCCTGTCGTCTTCAACGACGCGTGGGGCTCCCACGTCGCCATCGCGAGCCTCCAGGGCCGCTCGATCCCCACGCCGCTGCCCGAGTCCGAGCTGTGGATGGGCGCGCACGAGAGCGGTCCCGCCGGCACCGACCGCGAGGGAGCCCCGGACCTGGCGTCCGTCGTCGCCGCCGACCCGGTGCGCGAGCTCGGGGACGCCTGCGTGCAGCGGCACGGCGCGCGGCTGCCGTTCCTGCTCAAGGTCCTCGCCCCGGGGCGCGCCATCTCGATCCAGGTCCACCCGAGCGCCGCGCAGGCTTCCCAGCTGCGGGCCCTGACCGGCGACGCGGTGTACGTCGACGACTCGGCCAAGCCCGAGCTGCTCCTCGCCGTCGCCCCGTTCGAGATCTTCGTCGGGATGCGCTCGGCGGACGAGGTCGCCGAGATCGCCCGCCGGCTCGCCGTGCCCGGGTTCTCGCGGGCCGTCGAGGCCGCGCGCGGCGCCGAGGACCCGTGCCACGCCGTCCTCGCCGGGGTCCTCGCGACGCCGCCGGTCGAGGTCCCGTCGCTGACGCGCGAGGTCGTCGCCGCCTGCCTGCGGATGTCCGAGGACGAGGACGAGATCGGCACCGCTGCGGCGGCCGTCGTCGCCCGCGCCGAGGAGCACCCGGACGACATCGGCCTCGTCGTCCTCCTCCTCATGCACCACCGCGTGCTGCGGCCGGGGGAGTACATCGACGTCGCCGCCGGGGTCCTCCACTCGTACGTGCACGGGCTCGGCATCGAGGTGCTCGCCAACTCCGACAACGTCGTCCGGGCCGGGCTCACCTCCAAGGAGGTCAACGTCGCCGAGCTGCTGCGCATCGTCGACCCGGCCGCCGACGGCGTCGCCGGGCGCGGGGTGGCGCTGGCCGACGGCGTCGAGGTCTACCCCGGCGCCTCCGACCGCTTCCTCCTGCACCGGGTCCGGCCCGGCCGCCGCCTGCCCGGCGGGGACGGGCCGCGGCTGGTGTTCTGCCTGCGGGGGCGGGTCCTCCTGCGCTCCGCCGCCGGCGAGCTCGAGCTCGGCGACACCGGGTCGGCCTTCCTCCCGCACACCGAGGGTCCGGTCGACCTCGAGGGCGCCGGCGAGGTCTACG is from Arthrobacter sp. NEB 688 and encodes:
- the manA gene encoding mannose-6-phosphate isomerase, class I; this translates as MDRLTPVVFNDAWGSHVAIASLQGRSIPTPLPESELWMGAHESGPAGTDREGAPDLASVVAADPVRELGDACVQRHGARLPFLLKVLAPGRAISIQVHPSAAQASQLRALTGDAVYVDDSAKPELLLAVAPFEIFVGMRSADEVAEIARRLAVPGFSRAVEAARGAEDPCHAVLAGVLATPPVEVPSLTREVVAACLRMSEDEDEIGTAAAAVVARAEEHPDDIGLVVLLLMHHRVLRPGEYIDVAAGVLHSYVHGLGIEVLANSDNVVRAGLTSKEVNVAELLRIVDPAADGVAGRGVALADGVEVYPGASDRFLLHRVRPGRRLPGGDGPRLVFCLRGRVLLRSAAGELELGDTGSAFLPHTEGPVDLEGAGEVYVVTVPGL